In Coturnix japonica isolate 7356 chromosome 7, Coturnix japonica 2.1, whole genome shotgun sequence, one DNA window encodes the following:
- the MRAS gene encoding ras-related protein M-Ras: MATSAVPSENLPTYKLVVVGDGGVGKSALTIQFFQKIFVPDYDPTIEDSYLKHTEIDGQWAILDVLDTAGQEEFSAMREQYMRTGDGFLIVYSVTDKASFEHVDRFHQLILRVKDRESFPMILVANKVDLMHLRKITREQGREMATKHNIPYIETSAKDPPLNVDKAFHDLVRVIRQQIPEKSQKKKKKTKWRGDRATGSHKLQCAIL; encoded by the exons ATGGCTACCAGCGCTGTTCCCAGCGAAAACCTTCCCACGTACAAGCTGGTGGTGGTTGGAGATGGCGGCGTGGGGAAGAGCGCTCTCACCATTCAGTTTTTCCAGAAGATTTTTGTGCCAGACTATGACCCAACTATTGAAGACTCCTACctgaagcacacagaaataGACGGGCAGTGGGCAATTCTTGATG TTCTGGACACAGCAGGCCAGGAGGAGTTCAGCGCGATGCGGGAGCAGTACATGAGGACAGGAGATGGTTTCCTTATAGTCTACTCCGTGACAGACAAGGCCAGCTTCGAGCACGTGGACCGTTTCCACCAGCTGATCCTCAGAGTCAAAGACAG ggagtCCTTTCCAATGATTTTGGTGGCAAACAAAGTTGATCTAATGCATTTACGGAAAATTACGAGAgagcagggaagagaaatggcaacaaaacataat ATTCCGTATATAGAAACTAGTGCCAAGGACCCACCTCTAAATGTTGACAAGGCTTTCCATGATCTCGTAAGGGTAATAAG GCAACAGATCCCAGAGAAAAgccagaagaagaagaaaaagaccaaATGGAGAGGGGACCGAGCCACAGGCTCCCACAAACTCCAGTGTGCAATTTTGTGA